The nucleotide sequence CACAAATTTTGCGTCGTTCAAAGAAACCATTGATCGTTGTGGCTAATAAAGCAGATAATTTTGATTTACATTATTCTGCTGCCGAGTTTTATTCGTTTGGCTTAGGAGATCCTTTTTGCGTTTCGGCCGTTAACGGTTCAGGAAGCGGAGATTTGCTGGATGCAATCGTGACTAAATTCGAAGAAGATAAAGAAGAAGAAGTTTTGGATGAGTTACCTCGGATAGCAGTAATCGGACGTCCAAATGCAGGAAAATCATCATTGATCAATGCATTTATAGGTGAAGATCGTCATATTGTTACAGATGTTGCCGGAACAACACGCGATTCAATTTTTACTAAGTATAATAAGTTTGGATTGAACTTTTACCTGGTGGATACAGCTGGTATTCGTAAAAAGGGGAAGGTAAATGAAGATCTTGAGTATTATTCAGTAATTCGTTCTATTAAAGCGATCGAAAACTCGGATGTTTGTGTTTTAATGCTTGATGCTACAAGAGGAATTGAAAGTCAGGATCTGAATATTTTCTCTTTGGTGCAGAAAAACAGCAAAGGATTGGTTGTTTGTGTTAACAAGTGGGATTTGGTTGAAGATAAGAGTCAGAAAGCAATAGAGACATTCTTGCAGGCTATTCGTAATCGTTTGGCTCCATTTACTGATTTCCCGATTTTGTTTATTTCGGTTCATAACAAACAACGAATTTTTAAGGTTCTTGAAACGGCAAAAGAGGTTTACGACAATCGTAATAACCGTATTTCGACCGCAAAACTGAAT is from uncultured Macellibacteroides sp. and encodes:
- the der gene encoding ribosome biogenesis GTPase Der, with the translated sequence MGNIVAIVGRPNVGKSTLFNRLTQSRQAIVDETAGTTRDRHYGKVEWTGKKFSLIDTGGWVVNSDDIFEEEINKQVQIAIEEADVILFVVDVLNGITDLDSQVAQILRRSKKPLIVVANKADNFDLHYSAAEFYSFGLGDPFCVSAVNGSGSGDLLDAIVTKFEEDKEEEVLDELPRIAVIGRPNAGKSSLINAFIGEDRHIVTDVAGTTRDSIFTKYNKFGLNFYLVDTAGIRKKGKVNEDLEYYSVIRSIKAIENSDVCVLMLDATRGIESQDLNIFSLVQKNSKGLVVCVNKWDLVEDKSQKAIETFLQAIRNRLAPFTDFPILFISVHNKQRIFKVLETAKEVYDNRNNRISTAKLNELMLPIIENYPPPAWKGKYIKIKYVTQLPNVHTPSFVFFANLPQWIKEPYKRFLENKIRENFNFTGTPINIFIREK